The following coding sequences are from one bacterium SCSIO 12741 window:
- a CDS encoding gliding motility-associated C-terminal domain-containing protein, with amino-acid sequence MTLLSLPFWATLQAETDVVKPLTILGPENAVCAGKSVELKATGGQNFEFIWSPGNLFNFPDRSVVQVTVNQTTTVKVVRIHKINMSRDSAYFTIRINEKKTEIRGNTYICSGDSSFLKIDTKYTRPIWSTGERSYGIWVKTPGIYSVVANEGCIAVKGELFVSSKTKPVARIMPDRSTDLCLGQKVVLTSFSPDHPSWSTGETAKSIVVSTDKNITLTNSNECGVATEEISVKVRHVNAHFTTDEYKGEAPLKINFYNSSEKASRYSWYLNGQLFSEEQDPDLLLSEPGFYKVRLIAFNQWGCRSDMIYDHFQVTEPRDRVVQTPGAINDHVIFPNSFSPNGDGLNDEFAIQTRGVSHVEIRVFDRWGQLIYQEEGFSPMWSGKDKSGNEVSNGKYLLQVNYMEQNGDRNSITSTIHVIR; translated from the coding sequence GTGACTCTATTGAGCCTGCCATTTTGGGCAACACTTCAGGCCGAAACCGACGTCGTTAAACCGCTTACTATCCTAGGCCCCGAAAACGCTGTTTGCGCAGGTAAATCGGTGGAATTGAAAGCTACGGGCGGGCAAAACTTTGAATTCATTTGGTCACCAGGGAACTTATTCAACTTCCCAGATCGCAGTGTGGTTCAAGTTACCGTAAATCAAACGACAACGGTAAAAGTAGTCCGCATTCACAAGATCAATATGAGCCGTGACAGTGCTTATTTCACCATTCGGATTAATGAAAAGAAAACGGAGATTCGTGGAAACACCTACATCTGTTCCGGTGATAGCAGCTTCCTAAAAATTGACACCAAATACACCCGTCCAATTTGGAGTACCGGTGAACGTTCGTACGGCATTTGGGTTAAAACTCCGGGCATCTATTCTGTTGTAGCCAATGAAGGATGTATTGCAGTAAAAGGTGAGCTTTTCGTATCCTCCAAGACCAAGCCTGTTGCCCGTATTATGCCTGACAGAAGTACTGATCTTTGCCTGGGACAAAAGGTGGTATTAACTTCTTTTAGTCCTGACCACCCGAGCTGGTCAACCGGAGAAACGGCCAAAAGCATTGTGGTTTCCACCGATAAAAACATTACCCTCACCAACTCCAATGAATGTGGAGTAGCAACAGAAGAAATTAGCGTTAAGGTGCGCCATGTCAACGCTCACTTCACCACCGATGAATACAAAGGTGAAGCCCCTTTAAAAATCAATTTTTACAACAGTTCTGAAAAAGCCTCTCGCTACAGTTGGTACCTTAACGGTCAATTGTTTTCAGAAGAACAAGACCCTGATCTTCTCCTTTCTGAGCCCGGTTTCTACAAGGTTAGACTAATTGCCTTTAACCAATGGGGCTGCCGTTCGGATATGATTTATGATCACTTCCAGGTTACCGAACCAAGAGACCGTGTTGTTCAAACTCCGGGAGCAATCAACGACCATGTTATCTTTCCAAACAGCTTTTCACCCAATGGTGACGGATTAAACGACGAATTTGCCATTCAAACCCGAGGAGTTTCTCATGTCGAAATCCGAGTATTTGATCGCTGGGGACAACTCATTTATCAAGAGGAAGGATTCAGTCCGATGTGGAGTGGAAAAGACAAAAGTGGTAATGAAGTGTCGAATGGCAAGTACCTATTGCAGGTCAACTACATGGAGCAAAATGGGGATCGAAATTCGATAACCAGCACGATTCATGTGATCCGCTAA
- the sucC gene encoding ADP-forming succinate--CoA ligase subunit beta, whose amino-acid sequence MNIHEYQGKSVLKGYGVAIQEGYVASTADEAVEAAKRLNAETGTEWWVVKAQIHAGGRGKGGGVKLAKSLDDVRTLADQIIGMTLVTPQTGPEGKLVNKVLIAQDVYYPGESEPEEYYMSVLLNRETGRNIIMYSPEGGMDIEEVAEKTPERIFKEEIDPAVGLQGFQARRIAFNLGLSGMGFKQMVKFVNSLYNAYLGSDSAMFEINPVLKTSDSKIIAVDCKVNLEDNALYRQPDLAAMRDVTEEDPTEVEASEAGLSFVKLDGNVGCMVNGAGLAMATMDIIKLSGGNPANFLDVGGTADAERVEKAFRMILKDPNVKAILVNIFGGIVRCDRVAQGVVDACNNMGDINVPIIVRLQGTNAEEAKEIIDNSGLKVHSAILLQEAADKVKELLV is encoded by the coding sequence ATGAATATTCACGAATACCAAGGCAAATCTGTACTCAAGGGATACGGAGTAGCCATTCAGGAAGGATATGTAGCCAGCACAGCTGATGAAGCTGTTGAGGCCGCTAAACGTTTGAACGCTGAAACAGGAACCGAATGGTGGGTGGTTAAAGCTCAAATTCATGCAGGTGGACGCGGTAAAGGTGGTGGTGTTAAACTGGCAAAGAGCCTGGATGACGTTCGCACCCTTGCAGATCAAATCATTGGAATGACTTTGGTTACCCCACAAACTGGTCCTGAAGGAAAGTTGGTAAACAAAGTGCTTATCGCTCAGGATGTATACTATCCGGGTGAATCAGAGCCAGAAGAATATTACATGTCTGTTCTGCTCAACCGGGAGACAGGAAGAAACATCATTATGTATTCTCCAGAAGGGGGAATGGATATTGAAGAAGTAGCCGAAAAGACTCCAGAGCGTATTTTTAAAGAAGAAATTGATCCAGCAGTTGGACTTCAGGGATTTCAAGCTCGCCGTATTGCCTTCAACTTGGGCTTGAGCGGTATGGGTTTTAAGCAAATGGTGAAGTTTGTAAACTCTCTTTACAATGCTTACCTCGGAAGTGACTCTGCTATGTTTGAGATTAACCCAGTTCTTAAAACTTCTGATTCTAAGATCATTGCGGTTGACTGTAAAGTGAACCTGGAAGACAACGCCTTGTACCGTCAGCCAGACTTGGCAGCTATGAGAGATGTAACCGAAGAAGATCCTACTGAAGTTGAAGCAAGTGAAGCTGGATTGAGCTTTGTAAAGCTTGACGGAAACGTAGGTTGTATGGTAAACGGTGCTGGTTTGGCCATGGCTACTATGGACATCATTAAGTTGAGTGGTGGTAATCCTGCTAACTTCCTTGACGTAGGTGGTACTGCCGATGCTGAAAGAGTAGAGAAGGCCTTCCGTATGATTCTAAAAGACCCTAATGTAAAAGCCATTCTGGTTAACATCTTTGGTGGAATCGTTCGTTGCGACCGTGTAGCTCAAGGTGTAGTTGATGCTTGTAATAACATGGGCGATATCAATGTACCGATCATCGTTCGTTTGCAAGGAACCAATGCAGAAGAAGCAAAAGAGATTATCGACAATTCAGGACTTAAAGTTCACTCCGCTATCTTGTTGCAAGAAGCAGCTGATAAGGTGAAGGAATTGTTGGTCTAA
- a CDS encoding Na(+)-translocating NADH-quinone reductase subunit A translates to MAASVKIRKGVDIKLKGSADQSIEATSSTTFAVKPTDFHGLNPKLELKVGAEVKVGTALFHDKYNNNMKFVAPVSGELVDIVRGEKRRILEVRILADKEMKYESFATSGWESFSSDQLKEVLLQSGNWPSIRQRPYDVVADPADTPKAIFVSAFDSAPMAPDYGFILKDRQADLQAGVEAMSKLTSGKVHISTRTGDNGVFGSLKGAVLHQVSGPHPAGNVGVQIHHIDPINKGEKVWVINPQDLAAIGKFLKSGQFDSQRVVALTGSKVNAPKYLSATIGSQVEALVSGKIDNNDARIISGNVLTGERVSMEGYLGFYNHQISVIPEDENPEFFGWIAPGFDKFSLSRTFFSWLTPGKTYDLGTSLHGEERAFVMSGQYEKVFPFDIYPVYLLKAMLTKDIEGMENLGVYEVAPEDFALCEFACTSKIDLQDIVRSGLDLVKQECG, encoded by the coding sequence ATGGCAGCAAGCGTCAAGATTCGAAAGGGAGTTGACATAAAGCTTAAAGGTTCGGCAGATCAGTCGATCGAAGCTACGTCCTCAACGACCTTCGCAGTCAAGCCCACCGATTTTCACGGGCTTAACCCCAAACTCGAATTAAAAGTCGGAGCCGAAGTCAAAGTAGGTACCGCGCTCTTCCACGACAAGTACAATAACAACATGAAATTCGTTGCTCCAGTTAGCGGCGAGCTCGTTGATATTGTTCGTGGAGAAAAGCGTCGTATCCTCGAAGTACGCATTTTGGCCGACAAGGAAATGAAATACGAAAGCTTTGCCACCTCTGGCTGGGAGTCTTTCTCTTCAGATCAATTGAAGGAAGTACTGCTACAGAGTGGAAATTGGCCAAGCATTCGTCAGCGTCCCTACGATGTGGTAGCGGATCCCGCTGATACGCCTAAGGCGATTTTCGTTTCTGCTTTCGATTCAGCTCCTATGGCACCTGACTATGGATTTATCCTAAAAGATCGTCAGGCTGATCTTCAGGCAGGAGTAGAAGCGATGAGCAAGTTGACTTCGGGAAAAGTACACATCAGTACCCGTACAGGTGACAATGGAGTATTTGGTTCTTTGAAAGGAGCAGTGCTTCACCAGGTATCTGGTCCTCACCCAGCTGGAAACGTTGGTGTTCAAATTCACCACATCGACCCGATCAACAAAGGCGAGAAAGTATGGGTGATCAATCCTCAGGATTTGGCCGCCATCGGTAAGTTCTTAAAATCGGGACAATTCGACTCTCAAAGAGTAGTAGCTCTCACCGGTTCCAAAGTGAATGCTCCAAAGTATCTATCGGCAACGATCGGATCTCAAGTGGAGGCCTTGGTAAGCGGTAAGATTGATAATAATGATGCTCGTATTATTTCCGGAAACGTTTTGACCGGTGAGCGAGTTTCCATGGAAGGTTACCTCGGGTTTTACAACCACCAAATTTCAGTGATTCCAGAAGATGAGAATCCTGAGTTCTTTGGATGGATTGCCCCTGGATTTGACAAGTTCTCCCTCTCAAGAACATTCTTCTCTTGGTTGACCCCAGGAAAGACGTATGATTTGGGAACTTCTCTTCATGGTGAAGAAAGAGCATTTGTAATGTCAGGTCAATATGAAAAGGTATTCCCTTTTGACATTTACCCGGTTTACCTATTGAAAGCCATGCTGACCAAGGATATTGAAGGAATGGAAAACCTCGGAGTTTACGAAGTAGCTCCCGAAGATTTTGCGTTGTGCGAGTTTGCTTGTACATCGAAGATTGATCTTCAGGATATCGTAAGAAGCGGGTTGGATCTGGTTAAACAAGAATGCGGATAA
- a CDS encoding NADH:ubiquinone reductase (Na(+)-transporting) subunit B: MKLFKNLLDSVKPHFEEGGKLHKYWPVYDGFETFLFVPGHATKKGAHIRDGIDLKRTMIMVVLALVPCLLFGMYNVGYQHYMATGQEGELMEMFLYGALKVLPLVIVSYTVGLGVEFGFCIAKGHGINEGFLVSGMLIPLIMPVEVPLWMVGLATAFAVVFGKEVFGGTGMNILNPALTARAFLFFAYPTQMSGNMVWVPTEGMPTVDGFTGATALGVAAESGGAGIPSLMESFIGIIPGSIGETSVIAILLGAALLLYTGIASWRVMLSMLIGGYLMAFTFNLLALNEYMKIDALHQLMMGGFMFGLVFMATDPVSAAQTNVGKWIYGFFCGVLGILIRVVNPAYPEGIMMAILFMNVMAPMIDHYVVQGNINRRLKRVKVKA, from the coding sequence ATGAAACTTTTTAAAAACCTATTAGACAGTGTAAAACCTCACTTCGAAGAAGGAGGGAAGTTACATAAATACTGGCCGGTATACGACGGTTTTGAAACCTTCTTGTTCGTTCCGGGTCATGCTACCAAGAAAGGAGCACACATTCGCGACGGTATCGACTTGAAGCGTACCATGATTATGGTTGTGCTTGCATTGGTTCCTTGTTTGCTTTTTGGAATGTACAACGTAGGCTATCAGCACTACATGGCAACAGGACAAGAAGGGGAATTGATGGAAATGTTCCTATACGGAGCGCTTAAAGTTCTTCCTCTTGTAATTGTATCCTACACCGTTGGTCTGGGAGTTGAATTTGGATTCTGTATCGCTAAGGGCCACGGGATCAACGAAGGATTCCTGGTTTCAGGTATGCTTATTCCATTGATTATGCCTGTTGAGGTTCCTCTTTGGATGGTTGGTTTGGCTACAGCCTTTGCCGTAGTATTCGGTAAGGAGGTATTCGGTGGTACAGGGATGAACATCCTTAACCCGGCACTCACAGCTCGTGCCTTCCTATTCTTTGCTTATCCTACTCAAATGTCAGGTAATATGGTATGGGTTCCTACTGAAGGAATGCCAACTGTAGACGGATTCACCGGTGCTACTGCACTGGGTGTTGCGGCTGAATCAGGAGGTGCTGGAATCCCATCCTTGATGGAGAGCTTTATCGGTATTATTCCCGGATCGATTGGAGAAACCTCGGTTATTGCCATCCTTTTGGGAGCAGCCTTGTTGCTCTATACAGGAATTGCAAGTTGGAGAGTTATGTTGTCCATGTTGATCGGTGGTTATTTGATGGCCTTTACTTTCAACTTGCTGGCCTTGAACGAATACATGAAGATTGATGCGCTACACCAATTGATGATGGGTGGATTTATGTTCGGTTTGGTCTTTATGGCTACCGATCCTGTAAGTGCTGCTCAAACCAATGTTGGTAAATGGATTTACGGATTCTTCTGCGGGGTATTGGGTATCCTCATTCGCGTGGTTAACCCGGCTTATCCAGAAGGAATTATGATGGCGATTCTATTTATGAATGTGATGGCTCCAATGATTGATCACTACGTGGTTCAAGGAAACATCAACCGTCGATTAAAACGAGTTAAAGTAAAAGCATAA
- the nqrC gene encoding NADH:ubiquinone reductase (Na(+)-transporting) subunit C has translation MDKNSNGYTFGFAIVMVIVVGSLLSLAAVSLKPFQQENIQKEKKQNILASINVVTSRSEADALFSEYVKKQVVINNQGEVVSEEDGSAFGIDVKKEYKEWKAGAREESKLNFPLFVCNKDGEDYYVVPMVGTGLWGPIWGFVSLKGDLNTIFGANFDHKTETPGLGAEIKESIFEEQFSGDQIYANGEVAFVIMKGGGGSDNPNGVDGITGGTITSKGVEEMLQRTFEVYKPYFEKIKS, from the coding sequence ATAGATAAAAACAGTAACGGCTATACTTTTGGATTCGCCATCGTGATGGTTATCGTGGTGGGATCTCTGTTATCGCTGGCAGCGGTATCACTAAAACCTTTCCAGCAGGAAAACATCCAAAAGGAGAAAAAACAAAATATTCTTGCATCCATTAATGTGGTTACATCTCGAAGCGAAGCTGATGCTTTGTTTTCGGAGTATGTAAAGAAGCAGGTGGTGATCAATAACCAAGGCGAAGTAGTTTCGGAAGAAGATGGTTCAGCTTTTGGAATTGATGTAAAGAAAGAATACAAAGAGTGGAAAGCAGGTGCTCGTGAAGAGTCTAAACTAAATTTCCCCTTGTTCGTCTGTAACAAAGATGGAGAGGACTACTACGTAGTGCCAATGGTTGGTACAGGTCTTTGGGGACCCATTTGGGGGTTTGTTTCTCTAAAAGGAGATTTGAACACCATTTTCGGAGCCAATTTTGACCACAAGACTGAGACACCCGGTTTGGGAGCTGAGATCAAGGAATCTATTTTCGAAGAGCAGTTTTCAGGAGATCAGATCTACGCCAACGGTGAAGTTGCCTTTGTGATTATGAAAGGTGGTGGCGGTAGCGACAACCCAAATGGAGTTGACGGAATTACCGGAGGAACCATTACTTCCAAAGGAGTAGAAGAAATGCTTCAAAGAACCTTTGAAGTGTACAAACCTTATTTCGAAAAAATTAAATCTTAA
- a CDS encoding NADH:ubiquinone reductase (Na(+)-transporting) subunit D, with translation MADTAVVEKKAKEPLFSKKNRQLMVDPLDDQNPITVQVLGICSALAITTQAMNAVVMTISVMFVLMAGNVIVSLMRNGIPDRIRIIVQLVVVASLVILVDQVLKAFMYDVSKQLSVFVGLIITNCIIMGRLEAFALGNKPWPSLLDGFGNAVGYGAILIIVGVFREILGSGKLFGIALLGDAAEKTGLYGMGYMNNNLVILPPMALIFVGIIIWIQRARNKSLIEAH, from the coding sequence ATGGCCGATACAGCAGTAGTTGAGAAAAAAGCAAAAGAGCCTCTGTTCTCCAAGAAGAACAGGCAATTGATGGTCGATCCATTGGATGACCAAAACCCGATTACGGTTCAGGTACTTGGAATCTGTTCGGCCCTGGCAATTACAACCCAAGCCATGAATGCGGTGGTGATGACCATTTCCGTAATGTTCGTACTGATGGCTGGTAACGTGATTGTATCGCTAATGAGAAACGGAATTCCAGATCGTATCCGGATTATCGTTCAGTTGGTGGTGGTAGCTTCTCTGGTAATTTTGGTTGACCAGGTGCTTAAAGCCTTTATGTATGATGTAAGTAAGCAGTTGTCGGTATTCGTTGGTTTGATTATTACCAACTGTATTATCATGGGACGATTGGAAGCCTTTGCCTTGGGTAACAAGCCTTGGCCATCTCTATTGGATGGTTTTGGAAACGCCGTAGGTTATGGTGCTATTTTGATCATTGTTGGTGTTTTCCGTGAGATCCTTGGATCAGGAAAGCTTTTCGGAATTGCCTTGTTGGGTGATGCCGCTGAAAAGACTGGTTTGTACGGCATGGGTTACATGAACAACAACCTGGTTATTCTGCCTCCAATGGCATTGATCTTTGTAGGAATTATTATCTGGATTCAACGTGCCAGAAACAAATCATTGATTGAAGCACACTAA
- the nqrE gene encoding NADH:ubiquinone reductase (Na(+)-transporting) subunit E encodes MQELINIFVKGIFIENMIFAYFLGMCSYLAVSKTVKTGVGLGAAVIFVLGITVPINYLLENYVLKEGALAWAGLPEMDLSFLSFIMFIAVIASMVQLVEMIVEKFAPALYGALGIFLPLIAVNCSILGGALFMQERQYATIAEATSFGLGSGVGWFLAIVAIAAIREKIRYSNVPAPLRGLGITFIITGLMGIAFMSFMGIEL; translated from the coding sequence ATGCAAGAGCTTATTAACATATTTGTCAAGGGGATCTTCATTGAGAACATGATCTTCGCTTACTTTTTGGGGATGTGTTCCTATCTGGCCGTTTCCAAAACAGTAAAAACCGGTGTAGGTCTTGGAGCCGCTGTAATCTTCGTATTGGGGATTACCGTTCCAATTAACTACCTACTCGAAAACTACGTATTGAAAGAAGGAGCTTTGGCTTGGGCTGGTTTGCCTGAGATGGACCTGAGTTTCCTTAGCTTTATTATGTTCATCGCTGTAATTGCATCCATGGTGCAGTTGGTAGAGATGATCGTAGAAAAATTTGCTCCCGCTCTTTATGGGGCTTTGGGTATTTTCCTTCCACTTATTGCGGTAAACTGCTCCATCCTGGGTGGTGCCTTGTTTATGCAGGAAAGACAATACGCTACCATTGCTGAGGCCACTTCTTTTGGCTTGGGTTCTGGAGTGGGATGGTTCCTGGCTATTGTGGCCATTGCAGCCATTCGTGAGAAAATTCGTTACTCCAACGTTCCGGCTCCATTGCGCGGATTGGGTATCACTTTTATCATTACCGGACTCATGGGTATCGCCTTTATGAGTTTTATGGGAATTGAATTGTAA
- the nqrF gene encoding NADH:ubiquinone reductase (Na(+)-transporting) subunit F, producing MEIGITLLAAISAFLVVILLLVFLLLFAKAKLSPSGKVKLTINGEKEIEVDAGGTVLGTLGNAKIFLPSACGGGGTCVQCKCQVTKGGGSMLPTEEPHFSRKEAAEGWRLGCQVKVKEDMDITVPEEVFGIKKWEATVVSNYNVASFIKEFIVEIPEDMDYKAGGYIQIEIPQTTVNYKDIDITAHPEEHPGDPDKFKMEWDKFNLWPLRMVNDDDVERAYSMASYPAEGRRIMLNVRIATPPWDREKNGWMDVNPGIASSYIFSRKIGDKVTVSGPYGEFFIKETDAEMLYIGGGAGMAPMRSHLYHLFRTIKTGRKVTYWYGGRSKRELFYIEHFRALEKDFPNFKFYMVLSEPLEEDNWKEMADTDSQGDGFVGFVHQAVIDQYLAKHDAPEDIEFYFCGPPMMNQAVLKMCDDWGVPPENVSFDDFGG from the coding sequence ATGGAAATTGGAATTACACTTTTAGCTGCGATTAGCGCCTTTCTGGTAGTTATTTTGCTGCTGGTATTTTTGCTGCTATTTGCAAAGGCAAAACTTTCCCCATCCGGTAAGGTGAAGTTGACCATCAACGGAGAAAAAGAAATTGAAGTAGATGCTGGTGGAACCGTATTGGGTACCCTGGGTAACGCTAAGATTTTCCTTCCTTCTGCCTGTGGTGGTGGTGGTACTTGTGTTCAATGTAAGTGCCAGGTGACCAAAGGTGGTGGAAGTATGCTTCCTACAGAGGAACCACACTTTTCTCGTAAAGAAGCTGCTGAAGGCTGGCGTTTAGGTTGTCAGGTTAAGGTAAAAGAAGACATGGATATCACCGTACCTGAGGAGGTATTCGGTATCAAGAAGTGGGAAGCTACTGTAGTATCTAACTACAACGTGGCCTCTTTTATTAAAGAATTTATCGTTGAGATTCCTGAGGATATGGATTACAAGGCGGGTGGTTACATCCAGATTGAAATCCCTCAAACAACGGTTAACTACAAAGACATTGATATCACAGCTCACCCAGAAGAGCATCCTGGCGATCCGGATAAGTTCAAAATGGAGTGGGACAAATTTAACCTATGGCCTTTGCGCATGGTTAATGATGATGATGTTGAGCGTGCTTACTCTATGGCCAGTTACCCTGCAGAGGGTCGTCGTATCATGTTGAATGTACGTATTGCGACTCCACCATGGGATCGTGAGAAGAACGGCTGGATGGATGTAAATCCTGGAATTGCCTCATCTTACATTTTCTCCAGAAAAATAGGAGACAAGGTAACCGTATCAGGACCTTATGGAGAGTTCTTCATTAAGGAAACTGATGCTGAGATGTTGTACATCGGTGGTGGTGCTGGTATGGCTCCAATGAGATCTCACTTGTACCATCTGTTTAGAACCATCAAAACTGGTCGTAAGGTGACTTACTGGTACGGTGGTCGTTCTAAGCGTGAGTTGTTCTACATCGAGCACTTCCGTGCATTAGAAAAAGATTTCCCGAACTTTAAATTCTACATGGTTCTTTCCGAGCCTTTAGAAGAAGATAACTGGAAGGAAATGGCCGATACCGACAGCCAGGGAGATGGCTTTGTGGGTTTCGTTCACCAGGCAGTGATTGACCAGTACTTGGCCAAGCACGATGCTCCAGAAGATATTGAGTTCTATTTCTGTGGTCCACCTATGATGAACCAGGCTGTACTGAAGATGTGCGACGACTGGGGAGTGCCACCAGAAAATGTATCCTTCGACGACTTCGGAGGTTAA